One Zeugodacus cucurbitae isolate PBARC_wt_2022May chromosome 3, idZeuCucr1.2, whole genome shotgun sequence genomic region harbors:
- the LOC105216135 gene encoding uncharacterized protein LOC105216135 produces the protein MDEPPLQQALSRKESEYIDHDLPLQSLLAPTYIRDTNNYLIDFMESTPLVFPNKHVSGNNADVLTTTANAVSTTGSGGGGGYNMKVSDPVSLTPDLHFPNTIFHYRPTPNDVAVSNVSNVAEATLSALNTPTQTTAPIPMILTAGTSRTDNNATHAYSHNKHTQYITLNSDFLNDGGNKQYCVETEAVNQAGDDAAVQQFLLADANVSLDDAADLMNAASGDVLYARHVSNARKVLPHKKRISRKLRVSLSGVDNVLTEPPLGEVHKMQDEGRLNVSVYSCEICGNTSDSQLQFFAHLKQHYEPTTPDTILAAMKTSLEALEPQKILAEDKKSPNGNVDQVFNDVHLNFPDFTGVDESPIRHVLNSVEESNNEMKILNTADMTYVAQTATPPLKRTVEVEFSDSEDMLEGIRNVVDKVSIEDTCDALDLMTSNGMRGSWFTNDNFNGITFKNKAYSDVSFTEPLPPMPMMSSAALTRANQTSKEPNALPPAEKLLSYQKSDGRIQKMELQLPPDVDDDDDDVVDGGNDVVAEAANRATYYNDTLPPIHLPSVDADEQQLQCQSPDEPTTPTDLLEPLHVSQFDLPENANAQVRLENTQLTTVINSNAVEEDEEEEEAENVFCKEEPDTYDYEESEVRFVNYKSNQKKFNCTKCDRKFNSRNALKYHLRTHTGMRPHQCETCDKSFYALSALKAHTRTHTGDKPFKCEYCQRDFRQWGDLKYHVVSKHTQDKSHQCEYCGKAFSRKYSLVLHRRIHTSERNFKCEFCNKTFRASTYLQDHRKIHTGEKPNECTICSKRFRMVGDLRRHERIHQRADAKKATKSAKSGT, from the exons ATGGACGAACCGCCGTTACAGCAAGCGCTATCGCGCAAGGAATCTGAATACATTGATCAT GATCTTCCTTTGCAATCGCTCCTAGCACCCACTTACATACGTGATACCAACAACTACTTGATTGATTTTATGGAATCGACGCCGTTAGTGTTTCCCAATAAACACGTGTCGGGCAATAATGCAGATGTATTGACCACCACAGCTAATGCAGTATCAACAACCGGtagtggcggtggtggtggttatAATATGAAAGTTTCGGATCCAGTCTCACTCACGCCGGATCTGCATTTTCCCAATACAATTTTCCATTATCGTCCCACACCGAACGATGTGGCTGTTAGCAATGTGTCTAACGTTGCCGAAGCCACATTAAGCGCCTTGAATacaccaacacaaacaacagcacCAATACCTATGATATTGACTGCCGGCACCAGTAGAACAGACAACAACGCCACCCACGCCTATAgccacaacaaacacacacaatatATCACATTAAATAGTGATTTCCTTAACGATGGTGGCAATAAACAATATTGTGTTGAGACGGAGGCCGTCAATCAAGCTGGCGATGATGCAGCTGTGCAACAATTCCTGCTGGCCGATGCAAATGTGAGTTTGGACGATGCGGCGGATTTAATGAATGCGGCTAGCGGTGATGTTTTATATGCGCGTCATGTGTCCAATGCGCGCAAAGTGCTGCCACACAAAAAGCGTATTTCACGCAAGTTACGTGTATCGTTGAGTGGCGTGGACAATGTGTTGACAGAGCCACCACTTGGTGAAGTGCATAAAATGCAGGACGAGGGGCGGCTGAATGTGTCGGTGTATAGTTGTGAGATTTGTGGCAATACATCGGATTCGCAACTGCAGTTTTTTGCGCATCTAAAGCAACATTATGAACCTACGACGCCGGATACGATATTGGCTGCGATGAAGACATCACTGGAAGCCTTGGAGCCGCAAAAAATATTGGCGGAGGATAAGAAA TCCCCTAACGGTAATGTCGATCAAGTCTTCAACGACGTGCACTTAAATTTCCCTGATTTTACTGGCGTCGACGAGTCACCAATACGGCATGTTTTGAATTCAGTGGAGGAGAgcaataatgaaatgaaaattttgaatacGGCGGATATGACTTATGTGGCACAAACCGCAACGCCACCTTTAAAACGCACCGTCGAGGTGGAATTCAGCGACAGCGAGGATATGCTAGAGGGCATACGTAACGTCGTGGATAAGGTTTCCATAGAAGACACCTGCGATGCGCTGGATTTGATGACATCTAACGGCATGCGTGGCTCATG GTTCACCAATGACAACTTCAATGGCATCACCTTCAAGAATAAGGCATACAGCGATGTCTCATTCACGGAACCACTACCACCGATGCCCATGATGAGCAGTGCTGCCTTAACGAGAGCAAATCAAACGTCAAAGGAACCAAACGCGTTGCCGCCCGCGGAAAAACTGCTGTCCTACCAAAAGTCTGATGGTAGAATACAAAAAATGGAGCTCCAACTGCCGCCAgacgttgatgatgatgatgatgacgttgTTGATGGTGGCAATGATGTTGTTGCCGAAGCAGCCAATCGTGCCACATACTATAATGATACATTACCGCCCATACACCTGCCCAGTGTTGATGCGGATGAACAGCAATTGCAATGCCAGTCCCCCGACGAGCCGACAACACCCACCGATTTACTGGAACCGTTGCATGTGTCACAATTTGATTTGCCTGAAAATGCCAACGCACAAGTGCGACTGGAAAATACACAGCTAACAACCGTTATTAACAGCAATGCGGTGGAGGAGGatgaggaagaggaagaggcGGAAAATGTGTTCTGCAAGGAGGAACCCGACACTTATGATTATGAGGAGAGCGAAGTGCGTTTCGTCAACTACAAGAGTAATCAAAAGAAATTCAATTGCACGAAATGCGATCGTAAATTCAATTCGCGTAATGCGCTCAAATATCATCTACGCACGCATACCGGGATGCGTCCGCATCAATGTGAGACCTGCGACAAGTCCTTCTATGCCTTAAGTGCGCTGAAAGCACACACGCGCACGCACACCGGCGATAAGCCATTCAAATGTGAGTACTGTCAGCGAGATTTTCGCCAATGGGGCGATCTGAAATACCACGTCGTTTCGAAACACACTCAAGACAAGAGTCATCAGTGTGAATATTGCGGCAAAGCGTTCTCACGAAAATACTCGTTGGTGTTGCATCGGCGCATACACACGAGTGAACGGAATTTCAAGTGTGAATTCTGCAATAAGACATTCCGCGCGAGCACATATCTACAGGATCATCGCAAAATTCATACTG GTGAAAAGCCCAACGAGTGCACGATTTGCTCGAAACGCTTTCGCATGGTCGGCGATTTGCGTCGTCATGAGCGTATACATCAGCGCGCTGATGCGAAAAAGGCAACTAAAAGTGCGAAAAGTGGAACATAG